Proteins from a genomic interval of Fusobacterium russii ATCC 25533:
- the murB gene encoding UDP-N-acetylmuramate dehydrogenase, whose product MKVFENQEMKNYSNMRVGGKAKKLIILEEIEEIKEVYKEHKDIFLLGNGTNILFTDNFMDRVFVCMKKLNKIFDLGNGLVKVEAGANLKELFDFMEKKNYSGIESLFGIPGTIGGLIYMNGGAFGVEIFDRIESIEVLDEKGEIVEIKREDIDVAYRKTEIQDKKWIVLSAIFKFEKGFKKDKIKEIKELRESKHPLDKPSLGSTFKNPKGDFAARLISECGLKGTKIGGAQIAEKHPNFVLNINNASFEDINKILNLIKKEVFQKFNVKLEEEIIIVK is encoded by the coding sequence ATGAAGGTTTTTGAAAATCAAGAAATGAAGAATTATTCCAATATGAGAGTTGGAGGTAAGGCTAAAAAACTTATAATCCTAGAAGAGATAGAGGAAATAAAAGAAGTATATAAGGAGCATAAAGACATTTTTTTATTGGGCAATGGGACAAATATCCTTTTCACAGATAATTTTATGGACAGGGTTTTTGTTTGCATGAAAAAATTAAATAAGATTTTTGATTTGGGAAATGGCTTAGTAAAGGTTGAAGCCGGTGCAAACCTAAAAGAACTTTTTGATTTTATGGAAAAGAAAAATTATTCAGGGATTGAAAGTCTATTTGGAATACCGGGAACAATAGGCGGACTCATCTATATGAATGGGGGAGCCTTTGGAGTTGAAATTTTTGATAGGATAGAATCAATAGAAGTTCTTGATGAAAAAGGGGAAATAGTAGAAATAAAAAGGGAAGATATAGATGTAGCATATAGAAAAACGGAAATTCAAGATAAAAAATGGATAGTCCTATCTGCTATTTTTAAATTTGAAAAAGGTTTCAAAAAAGATAAGATAAAAGAGATTAAAGAGCTAAGAGAGAGTAAACATCCCTTAGATAAACCAAGTTTAGGAAGTACATTTAAAAATCCTAAGGGAGATTTTGCAGCTAGATTAATCTCAGAATGTGGATTGAAAGGGACAAAAATAGGTGGAGCTCAAATTGCAGAAAAACATCCTAACTTTGTACTAAATATTAATAATGCAAGTTTTGAAGACATTAATAAAATACTTAATTTGATAAAAAAGGAAGTGTTTCAAAAATTTAATGTTAAGTTAGAAGAAGAAATTATCATTGTTAAATAA